A genomic segment from Streptomyces antibioticus encodes:
- a CDS encoding amylo-alpha-1,6-glucosidase, whose protein sequence is MTDRHHLLVHGGTFAAVDDRGDISGVRGTGSFPEGLFVRDARHLSRWQLTVDGAVPETLAPVGDGDTARCVLVPRGGRNEPSACTVFREQAVGDSSFVESLRVVGNRPAATTVRLAVTVDADFADQFELRSDHRTYAKTGAVRGRQVLDDGVEFSYRRGEWTSCTTVTAEPAPDAVEETGTGARRLVWKLEIEPHGSAELVLRVMARPHGEKRALRVPRSPATVAEKLLAQENEFVEGVAFPTVWPELASACVRGLADLAALQVHATGPDGEELRVPAAGAPWFLTLLGRDALLTSLFALPYRPGLAAATLPALAATQATETGPRAVSQPGKIVHEVRHGELAHFGQVPYGRYYGSVDATPLFLVLLGAYVERTGDSGTARRLESHARAAVGWMLDHGGLTSRGYLVYRADQGGLANQNWKDSPGAICSADGTRATGAVVAAGAQGYAYDALRRTAWLSRTVWDDETYAALLEQAAADLRDRFQRDFWMRDRSFPALALDGEGRQVDALASDAGHLLWSGLLDKEYGEVVGRRLLEPDFFSGWGVRTLAAGQPAYHPLSYHRGSVWPHDNALITLGLARYGLHDEARTVAHAMVDAATATGHRLPEVLAGYGRDTHAEPVPYPHACVRESRAAAAPLALLTAVGGA, encoded by the coding sequence ATGACGGACCGGCATCATCTGCTCGTGCACGGCGGGACGTTCGCCGCCGTGGACGACCGCGGGGACATCAGCGGCGTACGGGGTACGGGCTCCTTCCCCGAGGGGCTGTTCGTACGGGACGCCCGCCACCTCAGCCGCTGGCAGCTCACGGTCGACGGCGCCGTACCGGAGACGCTCGCGCCGGTCGGGGACGGGGACACCGCGCGGTGCGTGCTCGTGCCGCGCGGCGGGCGCAACGAGCCGTCGGCCTGCACGGTCTTCCGTGAGCAGGCGGTCGGCGACAGCTCGTTCGTGGAGTCGCTGCGGGTGGTCGGCAACCGTCCGGCCGCGACGACGGTCCGGCTCGCGGTCACGGTCGACGCCGACTTCGCCGACCAGTTCGAGCTGCGCTCCGACCACCGTACGTACGCCAAGACGGGCGCGGTGCGCGGGCGCCAGGTGCTCGACGACGGCGTGGAGTTCTCCTACCGGCGCGGTGAGTGGACGTCCTGTACGACGGTGACGGCCGAGCCCGCCCCGGACGCCGTCGAGGAGACCGGGACCGGCGCCCGGCGGCTGGTCTGGAAGCTGGAGATCGAACCCCACGGCAGCGCCGAACTCGTCCTGCGCGTGATGGCCAGGCCGCACGGGGAGAAGCGGGCACTGCGGGTGCCGCGCTCCCCCGCGACAGTGGCCGAAAAGCTACTTGCGCAGGAGAACGAGTTCGTGGAAGGGGTGGCTTTTCCTACGGTGTGGCCCGAACTCGCGTCCGCATGTGTTCGAGGGCTCGCGGATCTGGCCGCGCTCCAGGTCCACGCGACGGGTCCGGACGGTGAGGAACTCCGGGTGCCGGCGGCCGGGGCACCCTGGTTCCTGACCCTGCTCGGCCGGGACGCCCTCCTCACCTCCCTCTTCGCCCTCCCCTACCGGCCCGGGCTCGCCGCCGCCACGCTCCCGGCGCTCGCCGCGACCCAGGCCACCGAGACCGGGCCGCGGGCGGTGTCCCAGCCCGGCAAGATCGTCCACGAGGTGCGGCACGGGGAGCTGGCCCACTTCGGGCAGGTGCCGTACGGCCGCTACTACGGCTCGGTGGACGCGACACCGCTGTTCCTGGTGCTGCTCGGGGCGTACGTCGAGCGGACCGGGGACTCGGGGACGGCCCGCCGACTGGAGTCCCACGCCCGCGCGGCCGTCGGCTGGATGCTCGACCACGGCGGGCTGACCTCGCGCGGGTACCTCGTCTACCGCGCCGACCAGGGCGGCCTCGCCAACCAGAACTGGAAGGACTCCCCCGGCGCCATCTGCTCCGCGGACGGCACCCGCGCCACCGGAGCGGTCGTGGCGGCGGGGGCCCAGGGGTACGCCTACGACGCGCTGCGCCGCACGGCGTGGCTGTCGCGCACGGTGTGGGACGACGAGACGTACGCCGCGCTGCTCGAACAGGCGGCGGCGGATCTGCGGGACCGGTTCCAGCGGGACTTCTGGATGCGGGACCGGTCCTTCCCGGCGCTCGCGCTGGACGGCGAGGGCCGCCAGGTCGACGCGCTGGCCTCCGACGCCGGGCATCTGCTGTGGTCGGGGCTGCTGGACAAGGAGTACGGGGAGGTCGTGGGCCGCAGACTCCTCGAACCGGACTTCTTCTCGGGGTGGGGGGTGCGCACGCTGGCCGCCGGGCAGCCGGCGTACCACCCGCTGTCGTACCACCGGGGTTCGGTCTGGCCGCACGACAACGCGCTGATCACGCTGGGGCTCGCGCGCTACGGCCTGCACGACGAGGCGCGTACGGTCGCCCACGCGATGGTCGACGCGGCGACGGCCACCGGGCACCGGCTGCCGGAGGTCCTCGCCGGCTACGGCCGCGACACCCACGCGGAGCCGGTGCCCTACCCGCACGCGTGCGTACGGGAGTCCCGGGCGGCGGCGGCACCGTTGGCGCTGCTCACGGCGGTGGGCGGGGCGTAG
- a CDS encoding amylo-alpha-1,6-glucosidase: MDRTTQLIARPAECTVVYDPAAPPGSPHVRAPGGDARTTGRSVLRRGAEEVLERNWTGTSTVPSLGLYPHQWSWDSAFIAIGLRHVSPRRAQTELETLLAAQWGDGRVPHIVFNPSVPLDAYFPSPDFWRSSTAGRAAGAPRTVQTSGIVQPPVHALAAWLVHRADPELSRARGFLARVYPRLAAWHRYLLHRRDLGGGGLVSVVHPWEQGMDNAPAWDAPLARVTPAPARSFRRADLDHGAAEDRPTDLDYGRYVRLAAGYRDGGYADGGGEFAVEDPSFNALLIASEHALARIAHELGAQATARHARAERLTAALVDRLWDPERGLFLCRDVRGGTLVGERGVSGLVPLILPGLAREVVSAVVRTLRGPHFGLGTTTRLVPSYDLLGEAFDPHRYWRGPAWFNTGWLIERGLRLHGRPAEADALREAVLDTALTSDFAEYVDPYTGEGCGTTGFGWTAALTLDLLHQDSTTTTSTVFKGGDRG; encoded by the coding sequence GTGGATCGGACCACCCAGCTCATCGCCCGCCCGGCGGAGTGCACCGTCGTATACGACCCGGCGGCTCCGCCGGGGTCGCCGCACGTCAGGGCCCCGGGCGGCGACGCGCGGACCACCGGCCGGAGCGTCCTGCGCCGCGGGGCGGAGGAGGTGCTGGAGCGCAACTGGACCGGCACCTCCACGGTGCCCTCCCTGGGTCTGTACCCGCACCAGTGGTCCTGGGACTCCGCGTTCATCGCGATCGGGCTGCGGCACGTCTCGCCGCGCCGGGCCCAGACGGAACTGGAGACGCTGCTGGCCGCCCAGTGGGGCGACGGACGCGTCCCGCACATCGTGTTCAACCCCTCCGTACCGCTCGACGCGTACTTCCCGAGCCCCGATTTCTGGCGCTCCTCGACCGCGGGGCGCGCTGCGGGCGCCCCGCGCACCGTACAGACCTCCGGCATCGTGCAGCCACCGGTGCACGCGCTGGCGGCCTGGCTGGTGCACCGCGCCGACCCGGAGCTGTCCCGCGCGCGCGGCTTCCTCGCCCGGGTCTACCCGCGGCTGGCCGCCTGGCACCGCTATCTGCTGCACCGGCGGGACCTGGGCGGCGGCGGGCTGGTGTCGGTCGTCCACCCGTGGGAGCAGGGGATGGACAACGCGCCCGCGTGGGACGCCCCGCTCGCCCGGGTCACCCCGGCCCCGGCCCGCTCCTTCCGCCGCGCCGACCTCGACCACGGGGCGGCCGAGGACCGGCCGACGGACCTGGACTACGGGCGGTACGTGCGGCTCGCGGCCGGCTACCGGGACGGCGGGTACGCCGACGGCGGCGGGGAGTTCGCCGTCGAGGACCCCTCCTTCAACGCGCTGCTGATCGCCTCCGAGCACGCCCTCGCGCGGATCGCGCACGAGCTGGGGGCGCAGGCCACCGCCCGGCACGCGCGCGCGGAGCGGCTGACGGCCGCGCTGGTGGACCGGCTGTGGGACCCGGAGCGGGGTCTGTTCCTGTGCCGGGACGTGCGCGGCGGCACGCTCGTCGGGGAGCGGGGGGTCTCCGGGCTGGTCCCGCTGATCCTGCCCGGCCTGGCGCGCGAGGTGGTCTCCGCCGTCGTACGGACGCTGCGCGGCCCGCACTTCGGGCTCGGGACGACGACCCGGCTCGTGCCCAGTTACGACCTGCTCGGTGAGGCGTTCGACCCGCACCGCTACTGGCGCGGCCCGGCCTGGTTCAACACCGGCTGGCTGATCGAGCGCGGGCTGCGGCTGCACGGCCGGCCGGCCGAGGCGGACGCGCTGCGCGAGGCGGTGCTGGACACCGCGCTCACCTCGGACTTCGCCGAGTACGTCGATCCGTACACCGGCGAGGGCTGCGGCACCACGGGCTTCGGCTGGACGGCCGCGCTCACGCTCGACCTCCTGCACCAGGACAGCACAACCACCACCAGCACGGTTTTCAAGGGAGGGGACCGGGGATGA
- a CDS encoding ROK family protein, which produces MTGRGQASAGDLLELVRTGRATTRGALQQVTGMSRATVGQRLERLFRAGWLREGAGGPVDSPLGGRPSITLEFDDAHAVVLAADLDTRHARAAVLTLTGEILAEHSGTLVVEDGPDTVLGELGGWFAELLVKAGHGAEEVCGIGLAVPGPVDSETGLVVQPPIMPGWDGYDIRGRLARAFAERTGRPGTVPVLVDNDANLMAYGEQRTGHRDCSAFVLVKVSTGIGAGVVVDGSIFRGVDGGAGDIGHIRIPEGAESLCRCGSYGCLAAVASGGAVARRLAEAGVRAASGSDVRDLLASGHPEAAALAREAGRLVGDVLATVVTLLNPGVLMIAGDLAGTPFLTGVRELLYQRALPRSTARLDVVTSTLGERAGLVGAGALVVEHLYAPERVEERLLALGV; this is translated from the coding sequence ATGACGGGACGCGGTCAGGCCAGCGCCGGAGATCTGCTCGAACTGGTCCGCACGGGACGCGCGACGACCCGCGGTGCCCTCCAGCAGGTGACCGGCATGTCCAGAGCGACCGTCGGACAGCGCCTGGAGCGGCTCTTCCGCGCCGGCTGGCTGCGCGAGGGCGCCGGCGGCCCGGTCGACTCCCCGCTCGGCGGCCGTCCCTCCATCACGCTGGAGTTCGACGACGCGCACGCCGTGGTGCTCGCCGCCGACCTGGACACCCGGCACGCCCGCGCGGCCGTCCTGACGCTCACCGGCGAGATCCTCGCCGAGCACTCCGGCACGCTGGTCGTCGAGGACGGCCCGGACACCGTGCTCGGCGAACTGGGCGGCTGGTTCGCCGAACTGCTGGTCAAGGCGGGCCACGGCGCCGAGGAGGTCTGCGGCATCGGCCTCGCCGTCCCCGGCCCGGTCGACAGCGAGACCGGCCTCGTCGTCCAGCCGCCGATCATGCCCGGCTGGGACGGCTACGACATCCGCGGCCGGCTCGCGCGGGCCTTCGCCGAGCGCACCGGCCGCCCGGGCACGGTCCCGGTCCTGGTCGACAACGACGCCAACCTCATGGCGTACGGCGAACAGCGCACCGGCCACCGCGACTGCTCGGCGTTCGTGCTGGTCAAGGTCTCCACCGGCATCGGCGCCGGGGTCGTGGTCGACGGCTCGATCTTCCGGGGTGTCGACGGCGGCGCCGGGGACATCGGCCACATCCGGATCCCCGAGGGCGCGGAGTCGCTCTGCCGCTGCGGGTCGTACGGCTGTCTCGCCGCCGTCGCCAGCGGTGGCGCGGTGGCCCGCAGGCTCGCCGAGGCCGGGGTGCGGGCGGCCTCCGGCTCGGACGTACGGGACCTGCTCGCCTCGGGGCACCCGGAGGCGGCCGCGCTGGCCCGCGAGGCCGGGCGGCTGGTCGGGGACGTGCTGGCGACGGTCGTCACGCTGCTCAACCCCGGGGTGCTGATGATCGCCGGGGACCTGGCCGGGACCCCCTTCCTCACCGGTGTGCGCGAACTGCTCTACCAGCGGGCGCTGCCGCGCTCCACGGCCCGGCTGGACGTGGTGACGTCCACGCTGGGGGAGCGGGCCGGACTGGTGGGCGCGGGCGCGCTGGTGGTGGAGCACCTGTACGCGCCGGAGCGGGTGGAGGAGCGGTTGCTGGCCCTGGGGGTCTGA